A section of the Alkalihalobacillus sp. LMS39 genome encodes:
- the aspA gene encoding aspartate ammonia-lyase, translating into MTEYRIERDLLGEKEVPKDAYYGIQTMRAKENFPITGYPPHKELIRAFGYVKKAAALANADVGGLNKKLADAIVKASEEVIAGDFDDQFIVDSIQGGAGTSFNMNANEVIANRAIEHLGGNKGDYMKLSPNTHVNMAQSTNDAFPTAIHIACLSLAKGLTQSLSDLIQEFEKKAKEFDSVIKMGRTHLQDAVPIRLGQEFGAYCRVLTRDSQRIKGSISHLYEINMGATAVGTGLNAKPEYIEKVAKHLAEITDMPFQTAEDLVDATQNTDAYTELSSALKILAINLSKIANDLRLISSGPKTGINEINLPPRQPGSSIMPGKVNPVMCEVMNQISFQVIGNDHTISLASEAGQLELNVMEPVLVFNLLQSLSILQNGMTVFRKYAIEGITANIEHCRDMVERSVGVITAINPHVGYEVATRVAKEALQENRSVREICLERGILSEEELNEILDPIEMTNPGIAGAKFIYRTQ; encoded by the coding sequence ATGACGGAATACCGAATTGAACGAGATTTATTAGGTGAAAAAGAAGTTCCAAAAGATGCGTATTATGGTATACAAACGATGCGAGCGAAAGAAAATTTCCCGATTACCGGATATCCGCCCCATAAGGAGCTTATTCGTGCATTTGGCTATGTAAAGAAAGCGGCAGCATTAGCCAATGCCGATGTAGGTGGATTAAATAAAAAATTAGCAGATGCGATTGTAAAAGCGAGTGAAGAAGTGATCGCTGGAGATTTTGATGACCAATTTATCGTGGACTCCATTCAAGGAGGAGCAGGAACATCCTTTAATATGAATGCAAATGAAGTCATTGCAAACCGTGCGATTGAACACCTCGGTGGAAATAAAGGCGATTATATGAAATTGAGTCCAAACACTCATGTCAATATGGCACAATCTACAAACGACGCATTTCCAACTGCTATTCATATTGCTTGTTTATCATTAGCCAAAGGCTTAACTCAATCATTGTCTGACTTAATTCAAGAATTCGAAAAGAAAGCAAAAGAGTTTGATTCCGTTATTAAAATGGGACGAACTCATTTACAGGATGCTGTTCCTATTCGACTAGGGCAGGAATTTGGTGCATATTGTCGTGTGTTAACTCGTGATTCACAACGAATTAAAGGCTCAATCAGTCACTTATACGAAATTAACATGGGGGCTACAGCTGTTGGTACGGGATTAAATGCCAAACCAGAGTATATTGAAAAGGTAGCGAAGCATTTAGCAGAAATTACAGATATGCCATTCCAAACAGCTGAAGACCTTGTTGATGCAACTCAAAATACAGATGCGTATACAGAGCTTTCGAGTGCTTTAAAAATTCTTGCGATTAACTTATCAAAAATCGCAAATGACCTACGTTTAATTAGCTCTGGACCGAAAACAGGAATTAACGAAATTAACTTACCGCCACGCCAACCTGGGTCATCTATTATGCCAGGAAAAGTCAATCCGGTCATGTGCGAAGTCATGAACCAAATTTCGTTCCAAGTCATTGGAAATGACCATACAATCAGCCTTGCTTCTGAAGCTGGCCAGCTTGAGTTAAACGTGATGGAACCTGTATTAGTCTTTAACTTACTACAATCACTTTCGATATTACAAAATGGAATGACGGTATTTAGAAAATATGCAATTGAAGGAATTACAGCCAATATCGAGCATTGTAGAGATATGGTAGAGCGAAGTGTTGGAGTCATTACGGCCATTAATCCTCATGTTGGCTATGAAGTAGCAACACGTGTGGCTAAAGAAGCACTTCAAGAAAATCGTTCGGTTCGTGAAATTTGTCTTGAGCGTGGGATTCTTTCAGAAGAAGAATTAAATGAAATCCTCGATCCAATTGAAATGACAAATCCTGGTATAGCGGGAGCAAAGTTTATTTATCGGACGCAATAA
- the thiE gene encoding thiamine phosphate synthase, which produces MREFTLYAITGEQFHPGRKMIDVMEEAILGGADIIQLRDKKSSKREVLQKAKELRALTKKHDVLFIVNDHIDVALAVDADGIHIGQDDLPLEEARKIVGPTKIIGISTHAIEEAREAEQNGADYIGVGPVFETKSKEDVVDPVSTQYVHQVAQEITIPFVAIGGIKLHNVDQVLQAGATRICAISEIVGAEDVKGVCETFIEKIKGEKQS; this is translated from the coding sequence ATGAGAGAATTTACATTATACGCAATTACAGGAGAACAGTTTCATCCTGGTCGAAAGATGATTGATGTGATGGAAGAGGCGATTCTAGGTGGCGCTGATATTATTCAACTGCGTGACAAGAAAAGCAGTAAACGAGAAGTGCTACAAAAAGCAAAAGAGCTTCGTGCTTTAACGAAAAAACATGATGTCCTATTTATTGTGAATGATCATATTGATGTTGCTTTAGCTGTCGATGCAGATGGTATTCATATTGGACAAGATGACTTACCTTTAGAAGAGGCAAGAAAAATAGTAGGGCCTACAAAAATCATTGGGATTTCTACTCATGCGATAGAAGAAGCGCGTGAAGCTGAACAAAATGGAGCAGATTATATAGGGGTAGGTCCTGTATTTGAAACAAAAAGCAAGGAAGATGTCGTCGACCCTGTATCAACACAATATGTGCATCAAGTGGCACAAGAAATTACGATTCCGTTTGTTGCGATTGGCGGAATTAAACTTCACAATGTCGACCAAGTATTACAAGCTGGTGCGACACGGATTTGTGCTATTAGTGAAATTGTTGGAGCAGAGGATGTCAAAGGCGTTTGTGAGACATTTATAGAAAAAATAAAGGGTGAGAAGCAATCATGA
- the thiS gene encoding sulfur carrier protein ThiS gives MKLIINGEDIQLDVKTLDEVVKHYELEQNLVVTEVDGTIIDRTNWSETELKDGMRIELVHFVGGG, from the coding sequence ATGAAGTTAATCATTAATGGAGAGGACATACAGCTTGATGTGAAAACATTAGATGAAGTCGTGAAACATTATGAGCTGGAACAAAACTTAGTTGTAACAGAAGTAGATGGTACGATAATTGATAGAACAAATTGGTCAGAAACAGAATTGAAAGACGGGATGAGAATTGAACTTGTCCATTTTGTAGGAGGAGGATGA
- a CDS encoding thiazole synthase — protein MKKDPLIIGGKELSSRFFIGTGRYPNPFVQNEAIKASGAEVLTFAIRRVNLESPDEDAILQHLEGQTFTYLPNTSGAKTAEEAIRIARLAKASGLSDWIKVEISVNEKTLLPDPIETLKATEVLAKEGFTVLPYTSDDPVLCKRLEEAGAAAVMPGAAPIGTGLGILNPYNLSLIVEEANVPIIVDAGLGSAGDVAQAMELGVDGVLMNTPVAKAKDPVRMAQAMKLAIEAGRHSYLAGRIQKKRYATASSAFESYISK, from the coding sequence ATGAAAAAAGATCCACTTATTATTGGAGGAAAAGAGTTATCCTCTCGCTTTTTTATTGGGACAGGACGATATCCTAATCCATTCGTTCAAAACGAAGCGATTAAAGCGTCAGGTGCAGAAGTGCTAACCTTTGCGATTCGTCGTGTCAACTTAGAATCACCTGATGAAGATGCTATCTTGCAACATTTAGAAGGGCAAACATTCACGTATTTACCGAATACATCAGGTGCGAAAACAGCAGAAGAAGCCATTCGAATTGCTCGATTAGCAAAAGCAAGCGGATTAAGTGATTGGATTAAAGTTGAAATTAGTGTAAATGAAAAAACATTATTGCCTGATCCGATTGAAACGTTAAAGGCAACAGAAGTGTTAGCAAAAGAAGGATTCACTGTTCTTCCATACACATCAGATGACCCTGTATTATGCAAGCGCCTAGAAGAGGCTGGAGCTGCTGCGGTTATGCCTGGTGCTGCACCAATTGGGACAGGATTAGGTATTTTAAATCCATATAACTTATCGCTCATTGTGGAAGAAGCAAATGTGCCGATTATCGTTGATGCGGGGCTAGGTTCAGCAGGGGATGTGGCACAAGCGATGGAACTTGGAGTTGATGGTGTTTTAATGAATACCCCAGTAGCAAAAGCAAAAGATCCTGTCAGAATGGCACAAGCGATGAAACTCGCCATTGAAGCCGGTAGACATTCTTATTTAGCTGGACGAATTCAAAAGAAACGCTATGCAACAGCAAGCAGTGCATTTGAATCATATATTTCAAAATAG
- the thiO gene encoding glycine oxidase ThiO, whose translation MGERVVILGGGIIGLASAFECQRRGHEVTIVEKVRCGGQATGAAAGMLAPYSEIGEDPDDFFRLCLESLHLYPQWQQDIKDISNVDFEYTNSGSLHCVYHDADLLALESRQQWQGEFGADARILSGEELFRLEPELSKEIIAAMYYPEESHVYAPDYAKSLEVACRNLGVAIYDELEEVSITSWQEEIEVKAKDGRTFTGDRLIISSGAWSKELEDTFDISIPVYPIRGQICAYPLPVGKVKHIIYTSQGYLVPKGNGTIVNGASEDIAGFQTSVTDKGIARLTNWNKHVLPFLEQETPFHTWAGLRPATQDGYPLLGQLSRAPHIIFATGHYRNGILLSPVTGHIVADILEQKKERVPLGIFHPERFS comes from the coding sequence ATGGGAGAGCGTGTCGTCATTTTAGGTGGAGGAATTATCGGACTGGCATCAGCATTTGAATGTCAACGACGCGGACACGAAGTGACAATAGTTGAAAAAGTTCGGTGTGGGGGACAAGCTACCGGCGCAGCAGCTGGGATGTTAGCCCCTTACTCAGAAATCGGGGAAGACCCGGATGATTTTTTCCGATTATGCTTAGAAAGTTTACACTTATATCCACAATGGCAACAAGATATTAAAGACATATCAAATGTTGACTTTGAGTACACGAATTCAGGTAGCTTGCATTGTGTTTATCATGACGCCGATTTATTAGCGTTAGAAAGCCGTCAGCAATGGCAAGGAGAATTTGGGGCTGATGCTAGGATTTTATCAGGAGAAGAACTTTTTCGATTAGAGCCGGAACTATCAAAGGAAATCATTGCGGCGATGTATTATCCAGAAGAAAGTCACGTATATGCTCCTGATTATGCGAAATCATTGGAAGTCGCTTGTCGCAATCTTGGAGTTGCCATCTATGATGAATTAGAAGAAGTTTCGATTACGAGTTGGCAAGAGGAAATTGAAGTCAAAGCAAAAGATGGACGAACCTTTACTGGCGACCGTCTTATCATTAGTAGTGGGGCATGGTCAAAGGAATTGGAAGACACGTTTGACATCTCGATTCCTGTTTATCCGATTCGTGGGCAGATTTGTGCTTATCCTCTCCCCGTAGGAAAAGTGAAGCATATTATTTATACGAGTCAAGGCTACCTCGTACCAAAAGGAAATGGAACGATTGTTAATGGGGCGTCTGAAGACATTGCAGGCTTTCAAACATCTGTTACAGATAAAGGAATTGCACGCTTAACAAATTGGAACAAGCATGTTCTACCTTTTCTAGAGCAAGAAACACCATTTCATACTTGGGCAGGATTACGTCCAGCTACACAAGATGGTTATCCATTGCTAGGACAACTTTCAAGAGCTCCGCATATTATTTTTGCGACTGGACATTATCGAAATGGCATTTTATTAAGTCCTGTTACCGGTCATATTGTCGCTGATATTCTCGAACAAAAAAAAGAAAGAGTTCCACTCGGAATTTTTCATCCAGAACGGTTTAGTTAA
- the thiD gene encoding bifunctional hydroxymethylpyrimidine kinase/phosphomethylpyrimidine kinase, with product MMFKALTIAGSDSGGGAGIQADLKTFQELGVFGTSAITALTAQNTLGVHGVYPQSLEAIEAQIDAVLSDIGTDAVKTGMLFSADIITLVAKKMLHYDVKNIVVDPVMIAKGGASLLQEEAVEALISDLLPIATAITPNLPEAAKILKIDEISSLAEMEQAAKQLHQLGPKYVVLKGGHLHNGDATDVVFDGNEITYFKHERIETKHTHGTGCTFAAALAAELAKGEEIRQAVATAKEFITEAITHSLAIGTGIGPTNHAAYKQKKSI from the coding sequence ATTATGTTTAAAGCATTAACAATAGCAGGATCAGATAGTGGTGGAGGAGCAGGAATCCAAGCAGATTTAAAAACGTTTCAAGAGTTAGGTGTTTTTGGAACAAGTGCGATTACAGCTTTAACCGCTCAAAATACACTTGGAGTTCATGGAGTATATCCACAGTCACTGGAAGCAATCGAAGCGCAAATTGATGCGGTTTTATCAGATATTGGAACAGATGCAGTGAAAACAGGAATGCTGTTTTCTGCTGACATTATTACACTCGTTGCGAAAAAAATGTTGCATTACGATGTGAAAAATATTGTTGTTGACCCTGTGATGATTGCAAAAGGGGGAGCTTCGTTATTGCAGGAAGAAGCGGTAGAAGCTCTTATTTCAGACTTGCTACCGATTGCAACCGCCATTACGCCTAATTTGCCGGAAGCTGCGAAAATTTTAAAGATAGATGAAATTTCTTCCTTAGCAGAAATGGAACAAGCGGCCAAACAGCTTCATCAGTTAGGGCCAAAATATGTTGTACTAAAAGGCGGTCATCTTCACAATGGTGATGCTACAGATGTCGTGTTTGATGGAAATGAAATTACATATTTTAAGCATGAGCGAATCGAAACGAAACATACACACGGAACAGGATGTACGTTTGCCGCTGCTTTAGCCGCTGAATTAGCAAAAGGGGAAGAAATTCGACAAGCTGTTGCAACAGCAAAAGAATTTATAACCGAAGCGATAACACATTCCTTAGCAATTGGCACGGGAATTGGACCAACAAACCATGCAGCATATAAACAAAAGAAGTCAATATAA
- a CDS encoding MTH1187 family thiamine-binding protein: MLIRGISFQKGVFFIGKDYVSCAYSDNGKLIKEWVKPLEASTALVMARLVFFSMPLWYKILTAILISLVVIPKIGHAIYPDFIPFYGLPDYVLLYYAFGTHFIFPTQLKKYHGAEHKVFSDRGMKRMARLYQIRKAAITNRFCSTNLVVVYFSLVLVGSIVLSFLFPPAQAIMWASYSAVFISPPVNKALKYRALTWVRSYVLAVSYFLQKKVTTMEPERHHMITAIRSYRGLAKAEFPEALVVKRKQKVEEKKMAIVDVTIIPIGTENASVSEYVADIHHVLEGYGEKIKFQLTPMSTIIEGELPVLFEVIQAIHEVPFKAGINRVATNIRIDDRRDKPSSMEGKVEAVQTKIAAKKQEDDGASKNEEL, from the coding sequence TTGTTAATTCGAGGCATTTCTTTTCAAAAAGGCGTTTTTTTTATTGGGAAAGATTATGTTTCATGCGCATATAGTGATAACGGGAAGTTGATAAAAGAATGGGTCAAGCCATTAGAAGCGAGTACGGCTCTTGTCATGGCAAGATTGGTGTTTTTTTCCATGCCTTTATGGTACAAAATTTTAACGGCTATCCTGATTAGCTTAGTCGTTATCCCAAAAATAGGCCATGCCATTTACCCAGACTTTATCCCGTTTTACGGACTGCCAGATTATGTCTTGCTTTATTATGCTTTTGGTACCCATTTTATTTTTCCAACACAATTAAAGAAATATCATGGTGCCGAGCATAAAGTATTTAGTGATAGAGGAATGAAACGTATGGCTCGCTTGTACCAGATTAGGAAAGCAGCAATCACAAACCGTTTTTGTTCCACGAATTTGGTAGTTGTTTATTTTTCACTTGTTCTTGTTGGAAGTATAGTATTGTCATTCCTATTTCCACCCGCACAGGCGATAATGTGGGCTTCGTATAGTGCTGTGTTTATTAGTCCCCCAGTAAACAAGGCTTTAAAGTATCGAGCGTTAACATGGGTGCGTTCGTATGTTTTAGCGGTATCGTATTTTTTACAAAAAAAAGTGACAACGATGGAACCAGAACGACATCATATGATAACGGCGATTCGTTCTTATCGTGGCTTAGCAAAAGCAGAGTTTCCTGAAGCATTAGTTGTGAAACGAAAACAAAAAGTGGAGGAAAAGAAGATGGCGATTGTCGATGTAACGATTATTCCAATTGGAACGGAAAATGCGAGTGTAAGCGAGTATGTCGCTGACATCCACCATGTGTTAGAAGGGTATGGAGAGAAAATAAAATTTCAGTTAACACCGATGAGTACAATTATAGAAGGAGAATTACCTGTGTTGTTTGAAGTGATTCAAGCGATACATGAAGTTCCATTTAAAGCCGGAATTAACCGAGTAGCGACAAATATTCGCATTGATGACCGTAGAGACAAGCCTTCATCGATGGAAGGAAAAGTAGAAGCAGTTCAAACAAAAATAGCAGCAAAAAAACAAGAGGACGATGGCGCAAGTAAAAACGAGGAATTATAA
- a CDS encoding GNAT family N-acetyltransferase: MPELEIHTLTKENEAIARAIILEGFLERFGFIDHSFNPDLKDLVNSYTKDGCVFFTGAHHGEIVCTGALQKETNEIVRIARMSVKKECRQRGFAKIMIKHLEQKAKQSGYKNIVLETNRSWESAIHFYKKVGYQIEHIDETQCHFYKKI, translated from the coding sequence ATGCCTGAGCTTGAAATACACACACTAACGAAAGAAAATGAAGCTATCGCTCGTGCGATTATTTTGGAAGGTTTTTTAGAAAGGTTCGGTTTTATCGATCATTCCTTTAATCCCGACTTAAAAGACCTTGTAAATTCCTACACAAAAGACGGTTGCGTTTTTTTCACAGGTGCACATCATGGCGAAATTGTTTGTACGGGAGCATTGCAAAAAGAAACAAACGAAATCGTTCGGATTGCAAGGATGTCGGTAAAAAAAGAGTGCCGACAAAGAGGATTCGCGAAAATAATGATAAAGCATTTAGAACAAAAAGCAAAGCAGTCTGGTTACAAAAACATTGTGTTAGAAACAAATCGCTCTTGGGAAAGTGCGATACATTTTTATAAAAAGGTTGGGTATCAAATCGAACACATTGATGAAACTCAGTGTCACTTTTATAAAAAAATATAA
- the lepB gene encoding signal peptidase I — translation MVQKIMLEMISWVKAIVLGFVLAFLLSIFIIQPYEVDGSSMEPTLEGRNDLDETLKGDRVITYKTPYILGASPEFGDVVVIDSRVNEERTLQDLLLDSPMISTLTRQKQKHMWIKRVIGEPGDIIEIKDGVVYRNGSIIEEEYIKEEIYGELEATTVPDDMIFVMGDNRNGSTDSRNIGPVPIDHVIGKVILRYFPFDKIGQL, via the coding sequence ATGGTACAGAAAATTATGTTGGAAATGATCAGTTGGGTAAAAGCGATTGTATTAGGCTTTGTTCTCGCTTTCCTTTTAAGTATTTTCATTATTCAACCATATGAAGTTGATGGAAGCTCAATGGAACCAACGTTAGAGGGAAGAAATGATTTGGATGAAACCTTGAAGGGAGACCGAGTGATTACATATAAAACACCATATATATTGGGGGCTTCCCCTGAGTTTGGTGATGTTGTTGTCATCGATAGTCGTGTGAACGAAGAGCGTACACTCCAGGATCTTTTATTAGACAGTCCAATGATTTCAACATTAACAAGACAGAAACAGAAGCATATGTGGATTAAACGTGTCATCGGGGAGCCAGGTGATATTATTGAAATTAAAGATGGAGTCGTCTATCGCAATGGGAGCATTATTGAAGAAGAGTATATAAAAGAAGAAATCTATGGTGAGTTAGAAGCAACAACGGTCCCAGATGACATGATTTTTGTAATGGGAGATAATCGCAATGGGAGTACAGATAGTAGAAACATCGGACCGGTTCCAATTGATCATGTGATTGGCAAAGTCATTTTACGATATTTTCCGTTTGATAAAATTGGGCAACTGTAA
- a CDS encoding PLP-dependent aminotransferase family protein: MLEITPILQKSKKEPLYVQLYQYIKEEIISGAIPANSRLPSIRQLHQYLHVSRNTVEAGYHQLLIEGYVESKPRSGLFVVDLTSTIPLTQAPPYESRSQQVQEASTIDIDFRYGTVDSEHFPSSVWRKLTLQFLHSDQQQLFTYGDPQGEFDLRQQLATYLHFARGVHCSPDQIVIGAGIQHVIGVLAQLLRNDSTVAIEDPGYDGVRAVFSNHHLPLIPIPLDDGGMRVDDLMKSNATIAYITPSHQFPCGMVMPLKRRLQLLEWAQEKDGIIIEDDYDGEFRYVGKPIPALQGLDQHNKVVYLGSLSKSFLPSLRMGYMILPFPLLARYKQMFRLFDQPVPLLSQLTLTEFMKQGHWDSHIRKMRTIYQKKQAVLIAEIEKSFQNQVELLGKEAGLHLLLAIENGMTEEELIEKAVRKRVAVYPVSRHMIEPSTHQKPMIQLGFGGLSKDQIIDGVNRLKQAWL; the protein is encoded by the coding sequence ATGCTTGAGATTACTCCCATTTTACAAAAGAGCAAGAAAGAACCTCTTTATGTTCAGTTATACCAATATATAAAAGAGGAAATCATATCAGGGGCTATCCCAGCAAACAGTCGTTTGCCATCAATAAGACAATTACATCAATATTTACATGTAAGTCGAAATACAGTGGAAGCCGGTTATCATCAATTACTCATCGAGGGTTATGTTGAAAGCAAACCTCGTAGTGGCCTGTTTGTCGTGGATCTAACATCGACTATTCCACTTACACAAGCTCCTCCTTATGAGAGTAGAAGTCAACAAGTACAGGAGGCTTCAACCATCGACATTGATTTCCGCTATGGCACTGTAGATTCAGAACATTTCCCTTCCTCGGTTTGGCGGAAATTAACGTTACAATTTCTTCATTCCGACCAACAGCAATTGTTTACCTATGGAGACCCACAAGGAGAATTTGACTTACGTCAGCAACTCGCAACTTATTTACATTTTGCAAGAGGTGTTCATTGCTCACCAGACCAAATCGTCATTGGTGCTGGCATTCAACATGTAATTGGGGTTTTAGCTCAGCTTTTACGAAACGACAGTACCGTCGCAATAGAGGATCCTGGATATGACGGGGTACGCGCTGTTTTTTCCAATCATCATCTTCCTCTTATCCCAATTCCGCTAGACGATGGGGGGATGAGAGTGGATGACTTAATGAAGAGTAACGCAACGATCGCCTATATTACCCCATCTCATCAATTTCCTTGTGGGATGGTCATGCCATTAAAAAGAAGATTGCAATTATTAGAATGGGCGCAAGAAAAGGATGGCATCATTATTGAGGATGATTACGATGGAGAGTTTCGTTATGTCGGAAAGCCGATTCCAGCTTTGCAAGGCTTAGACCAGCATAACAAAGTTGTTTACTTAGGAAGTTTATCAAAATCGTTTCTTCCCTCGCTTAGAATGGGATATATGATTCTACCTTTTCCGTTGCTTGCACGGTACAAGCAAATGTTCCGGTTATTTGACCAGCCCGTTCCTTTGCTTAGTCAACTTACGCTTACTGAGTTTATGAAACAAGGTCATTGGGATAGCCATATTCGAAAAATGCGTACGATTTATCAGAAAAAACAAGCTGTGCTTATTGCGGAAATTGAAAAGAGCTTTCAAAATCAGGTAGAACTATTAGGAAAAGAGGCAGGCCTTCATCTTTTGTTAGCAATCGAAAACGGAATGACAGAGGAAGAATTAATAGAAAAGGCTGTTCGGAAACGGGTTGCAGTGTATCCCGTATCCCGACATATGATTGAACCATCAACACATCAAAAGCCAATGATTCAACTTGGATTCGGGGGATTATCGAAAGATCAAATCATTGATGGGGTAAATCGGCTGAAGCAAGCATGGCTTTAG
- a CDS encoding GNAT family N-acetyltransferase, with amino-acid sequence MESVIVRKAKKEDQQQLLALMNEYIVDFYNCPKPAGEKLERLVLQLLEREIGFQFIAEVNGNLVGFATLYFSFSTTKAEQIVVMNDLYVIEPLRGKGVAKLLFEACFAYKVNNGFATMMWETAETNKRAQRFYEKMGGKKGDWIMYSI; translated from the coding sequence TTGGAATCTGTAATCGTAAGAAAAGCTAAAAAGGAAGATCAACAACAGCTATTGGCACTTATGAATGAGTATATTGTCGACTTTTATAACTGCCCCAAACCAGCCGGTGAAAAACTAGAACGACTTGTTCTGCAATTACTTGAAAGAGAAATAGGGTTTCAATTTATTGCTGAAGTTAATGGAAACCTTGTTGGCTTTGCGACACTTTATTTCTCATTTAGTACAACAAAAGCAGAGCAAATTGTTGTGATGAATGACTTATATGTTATAGAACCGTTGCGAGGTAAAGGGGTGGCAAAGTTATTATTTGAAGCATGCTTCGCTTATAAAGTAAACAACGGTTTTGCCACAATGATGTGGGAGACGGCGGAAACGAATAAACGAGCACAACGGTTTTATGAGAAAATGGGTGGAAAAAAAGGAGATTGGATTATGTATTCTATTTAA
- a CDS encoding MFS transporter, giving the protein MRKIHYGWIILCLCFLALLAVQGVRLSFGAFIPSWEQEFSTTRANISLIATVSFIVYGISQPILGKLIDTFGVRKILAYSAFVVGMSTVLTFFVTSFWQIIILYGIVASIGFGGASNVAAAVAVTNWFQRKKGLALGMMTAGMSAGQLVIVPLCLYLIDWLDWKMTVLILGSFLVLVIFPLLLLFLRTSPLEMGIEPYGGINNEQKQARKVIERTPKISTFSIVFSKPFMFLALPFMICGYTTTGLIDTHLISFSHHHGFSTGVTGAAVGLLAAFNIIGTLSSGIIADKFSNRKFLALLYALRSVTILLLLITDQWLLLFVFAVAFGLVDFATVTPTTMLASDLFSTHSLGLVLGLLSLCHQLGSALGAYIPALLYDMTGGYGMALLSAIGLLLIASLMNLALPKGTHDVKKTSNLVS; this is encoded by the coding sequence ATGAGAAAAATACATTATGGCTGGATTATACTTTGTCTTTGTTTCTTGGCACTACTAGCGGTACAAGGAGTACGATTATCGTTTGGCGCTTTTATTCCATCATGGGAGCAAGAATTTTCAACAACAAGAGCAAACATTTCTCTTATTGCAACCGTTAGTTTTATCGTTTATGGAATATCGCAACCTATTTTAGGTAAGCTCATTGATACGTTTGGTGTTCGAAAAATATTAGCTTATAGTGCATTTGTAGTTGGAATGAGTACGGTTCTTACTTTTTTTGTAACTTCTTTTTGGCAAATCATCATTCTTTATGGTATCGTCGCCTCGATTGGTTTTGGTGGGGCTTCGAATGTAGCAGCAGCAGTGGCGGTTACAAATTGGTTTCAGCGCAAAAAAGGGCTTGCTCTTGGCATGATGACAGCAGGGATGAGTGCGGGACAGCTAGTCATAGTCCCGTTATGTTTGTATTTAATTGACTGGTTGGACTGGAAAATGACCGTACTAATATTAGGAAGTTTCTTGGTGCTTGTCATTTTTCCACTTTTACTGCTTTTTTTACGAACATCCCCATTAGAAATGGGGATAGAACCTTATGGGGGAATAAACAACGAGCAAAAGCAAGCTAGAAAAGTAATAGAAAGAACACCGAAGATATCGACTTTTTCTATAGTATTTTCGAAACCTTTTATGTTTCTTGCTCTACCTTTTATGATTTGTGGGTATACAACAACAGGTCTAATTGATACACATTTAATTTCTTTTTCTCATCATCATGGGTTTTCAACAGGGGTAACAGGAGCTGCAGTTGGATTACTAGCCGCATTTAATATTATCGGGACATTATCTTCGGGAATAATTGCCGATAAATTTAGTAACAGAAAATTTTTGGCACTTCTTTATGCTTTACGGTCGGTCACGATTTTACTATTGCTAATAACTGACCAATGGCTATTACTTTTTGTGTTTGCTGTAGCGTTTGGCCTTGTTGATTTCGCAACGGTCACACCAACAACGATGTTAGCGTCTGACCTGTTTTCTACACACTCACTGGGACTCGTGTTAGGGTTATTATCATTATGTCATCAACTTGGATCAGCGCTAGGAGCTTATATTCCGGCGTTGCTATATGACATGACAGGGGGATATGGAATGGCATTGCTATCGGCTATTGGCTTACTCCTTATTGCTTCTTTGATGAATTTAGCCCTACCAAAAGGGACTCATGATGTTAAAAAAACTAGTAATCTTGTGAGTTGA
- a CDS encoding DUF3784 domain-containing protein: MIVTIIIMFIFLVLGIILSTGRGGFLIAGYNTMPKEEKENIDTVALCKFMGKMMFAFSFSLVLWIISDIYEIRWLFTFGLLIVFILVIFTLVYVNTGHRFKKENEEK; encoded by the coding sequence ATGATAGTAACGATTATCATCATGTTTATATTTCTAGTCTTAGGAATCATTTTATCGACTGGAAGAGGAGGATTTCTTATCGCAGGATATAACACAATGCCAAAAGAAGAGAAAGAAAACATTGATACAGTCGCTTTATGCAAGTTTATGGGGAAAATGATGTTTGCTTTTTCATTCAGTCTTGTCTTATGGATTATAAGCGATATCTATGAGATAAGGTGGTTGTTTACCTTTGGCCTTCTTATTGTTTTTATACTAGTCATCTTTACACTTGTTTATGTGAATACAGGTCACCGTTTTAAAAAGGAAAATGAGGAGAAATAA